The following DNA comes from Nocardioides panzhihuensis.
CCGGCGACTCCTACGAGACCGCCGTCGAGACGGCGCTGGCCGGGCTCGACTGGCGGCCGGAGCGCGTCGAGCGGGTGCGGGAGTTCCTGCGGCACCGCACAGAGGAGCAGTACGGCGTGTGGATCGCCGACCTCGACGCCCACGGGCTCGACGACGATCAGGTCGAGGGTGACGAGGTGGTCTTTCCCGAGGGCTACGACCGGCTCGCGACACGCCTGGCCGACGGCCTGGACGTCCGGCTCGCTCACGTCGTCGGCAGCGTGCGCTGGTCGCACGACGGCGTGAGCGTGACCAGCGACCGCGGCAAGTTTCGAGCCGATCGCGTCGTCGTCACGGTGCCGATCGGCGTACTGAAGTCTCCCGAGCTCCTCATCGATCCGCCCCTTCCGGAGCCGCTGGCCGGGGCGATCGAGCGCCTGGAACCGAACCACTTCGAGAAGGTCGTCCTTCGTTTCCCCGACCGGTTCTGGGACGACGGCGTCTACGCGATCCGGCGCCAGGGCGACGCCGGGCGCTGGTGGCACTCCTGGTACGACCTGACCGACCTGCACGGTGTGCCGACGCTCCTCACCTTCGCCGCCGGCCCCTGCGCCGAGGCCATCCGCACCTGGGACGACGACGCCGTCGCGGCCTCGGTGCTCGCCTCGCTCCGGGAGATCTACAGTGACGCCGTCGCGGAACCCGACCACGTGCTCGTCACCAGGTGGCGAGACGATCCGTTCGCCCGGGGCTCGTACGGGTATCTGACCGTGGGCGCATCGCCTGAGGACCACGACCTCCTCGCGACCCCCGTCGAAGGAGTTCTGCACATCGCGGGAGAGGTCACCTGGTCCGAGGATCCGGCGACCGTGACCGCGGCGCGCTCCGCTCCGGACACCGCGTCGCCGAGACCATCCTCGGCACGCCGGTCGCCTTCAGCTCCCTCTGGGCTTGACCCGGAGGAGTCGACTCAGGCGGCGAGCACGTGGGCTGCCAGGAACTCCTCCCAGGTCTCCGTGCCGGCGGGCGTCTCCGAGGACAGGTTGACACCCGCGCGGTAGGCCTTGCCGGCCTTGCCCGGCACCCGGATCGGCAGCCGGACCCGGCGCTTCCCGACGGTCTCCAGGTAGCTGCACTGCAGCTCCTCCAGGCTGTAGGTCCGCGGTCCGGCCATGTCGGCCACTCGGCCGGCGGGACGGCCCAGCGTCAGCTCTGCCAACCGGGCGGCCGCAGTACGACAGCTCGTCAGCCGTGCACGCAACAAGGTGAAGGGCACGGACCCGGCCGGAACGGACCGCGCCCGCGGGAGGGATGCGGTGCGCGCCTATCTCGCGGCCACCCGCACCGGCGACTTCGAGGCACTGCTCACGTTGCTCGACCCCGACGTAGAGCTGCGTGCCGACGCCGCGGTCATCGGTGCCGGCCGACCCCTCACCCTCCAAGGTGCGCTGGTTGTCGCCAAGAGCGCGCTGTCGGCCGCGCCCCGCGCTCGCTTCACGACCGTGGCTCTGGTCGGTGGCAAGCCCGCCCTCGTGATGGCTCCTCTCGGTCACCTGAGCCTGGTCATCGAGTTCACCGTCGCCGACACCGGGGTCGTGGAGATCGAGATCACCGCCGACCGCGCTCGCCTGCAGCGGCTCGACATCACGCTGGACCCCAACGGAATCACGTACCCGGACATGGTCTGGACCGGCGCCGCAATCATCCGGGCTTGGTGTGACCGGTCTCCCAGGCCCAGGCCGCGATACCGACACGGTTGCGGACGTCGAGCTTGCGCTGGATGTTGGCGATGTGGTTCTTGACCGTGCCCGGAGAGATGAAGAGGTCGGCGGCGATCTCCACGTTGGATCCTCCGTGCGCGAGCAGCCGAACGATGTCGAGCTCCCGGTCGGTCAATGTCACGTCGGCGGCCCGGCCGGGTAGTCCGGGCCGTGAGGTGAGGTGGTGCAGAAGTCGGACAGTGACCTGTGGGCTGATGAGTGTGTCGCCGGACATCGCGGCGCGGATCGCCTCGATGAGCAATGTCGGTCCGGAACGCTTGAGCAGGAATCCGCTCGCTCCGTTCCGGAGTGCGGTATGCACGTACTCGTCGAGGTCGAACGTCGTGACGACGATGACTCGTGTGGCACCGGCAGCGTCGGGACCTGCCAGGAGGCGGGTGACCTCGAGGCCGTCGAGCCGTGGCATCCTGATGTCGGCCAGCAGCACGTCAGGTCTGAGGTGGCGAGCCTGCTCGACGGCGGAGATGCCATCGGCCGCCTCTCCGACCACCAGCATGTCCGGCTGGGCGTCCAGGACGAGCCGGAAGGCGTCGCGGATGTTCTGCTGGTCGTCGGCGATCAGGATGCGGATGGGTTCTGTGGTCACGACGCCGACACCACCTTCGCGCCCAAGGGCATGGTGACGGTCACGTTCCAGCCCCCGTCGCCACCCGGGCCTGCAACCAAGGTGCCGCCGAGCGACTCGACGCGCTCGGTCAGACCCGGCAGACCGAGGCCGCCACAGCGTTGGTCCGCGGCCACCGGGCCCCGCACGGGCGATGCTCCGGCGTCGTTGACAACCGTGATCATCAGCGTTGCTCCGGCCACAACCTGGACCTCTATGTCCACTCGCGCGGCCGTCGGAGCGTGTCGGCGGATGTTGGTCAGGGCCTCCACAACGACGCGATACGCGGTGGCGGTCACCTCGCGGGCCACGGTGCCCAGCAGCGCCGAATCGAGATCGAGGTGCACCTCGGCGGGACTGGATGCGGCAAAGCGGTCGATCAGCCGGGGCAGGTCCGCCAGGCCTGGTAGAGGGCGGGAAGCCGCGCTCTGCTCCTGAGCCGCGGCGCCCCCATCGTCCACGTCGTGGAGCATGTGGATCGTCCGGTCCATCGAAGCCAGGGCGGTGAGACCGGCTTCCTCGATCCGCTCGAGTGCGGCCAACGCCTTCTGGGGATGCTCCTCGCCGATGAACCGGCCGGCCTGCGCCTGGGCCACCATCTCGCTGACGTCATGAGCGACGAAGTCGTGCAGGTCGCGAGCGAGCTCCAGACGCTGACTCCTGCGGGCGGCTGTCACCGCTCGCGCCCGATCTGCGTCCAAGGACCGTAGATAGAGCCCGCCGACAACGGCAGACGTGGCGAGCAGCGACCAGAAGATGCAGGCGGCCAAGGTGGCGGACGCAGAGTCACGTGGCAGGAAGCGCAGCACCCACAGCGTGCAGGCGGCGTGCGCCACCACGCTCGCGACCACTGCTTGCCTGGCCGGAGCGGCGCGGGCCGACAGGACGATCAACGGGAGCAGGACCACGGCCTCCAAGGTTCCGAGCACTGCACCACCCAAGCCGCCGGGACGCGGATACAAGAGCGTCGCCACCAGGGAGACGATGCCCGCAGCCCCGCACCAGGCGCCGGCGCTCACCCGGGTTCGCGGCCATCCACCAACGATCCAGCAGGCACCCGCCAGAGCGAGGGCGGCCGACAGCGTCGCCCAGGCGCCCAAGACGGGCGTGACAGCGAGAGCAGCCAGCACCACCACCACGGCCGATATCGCTCCGATCGAGTCCCGTGGCCGCGTCGAAGTTCGCACGCAGCGACTCTACGCAGCGCGTGGCCTCTTCACCCGTGCCGAACGGCACCCCGATGCCCCTCGGAGCGAGCGACACCGTGCCGAACGGCCCGTGACCGCCGTCGCCCCGCGAACGCAGGCTTGTCCCATGACCAATAGTGCAGACCTCATCGAGGCGACCGCCGGGATCGGGCGGCTCCGCGCCGCCTGGACAATCGCACACGCTCCGGTGGACGGAGTGCCCCGTTGGGCGCGGATCGCCGCCTACAGCATCCCGTTCGTCGTACTCCCCTCCGGCTTCTGGCGCATCGCGAACGTCGTCTTCGGCGACGGTGAAAAAGCGGGCATGGGGCAGGTCCCGGACTGGTTGCCAGGATGGGCCTACGTGATCCTTCTGTCGATCGTCGCCGAACTGCTGGCGTTCACCGCCGTGGGGCTGATCGCCGCGTGGGGGGAGGTGTTCCCTCGATGGGTCCCGGTTCTGGGTGGACGCACAGTGCCGACGCTGGCCGCGGTCATCCCAGCCGCCCTCGGCGCCACCGTACTGACCATGTTGTGGACCGTCATCGGAGTGGTCATTCAGATCGCCGGCATCAAGCTCGGAGGCGACCCGCTCCCCCATGACTTCCCCGGCAACGCAGGAGGATGGAGTGCCTTCATCTTCTACCTCGCCTACGCCCCGCTGGTTCTCTGGGGGCCCCTGCTGGGCATCGTCACCGTGGCGTACTGGCGTCGGCGGCACCACGCACAGTCCGACATCGATGAGACGTGACGGATCTTCTCGGTCAACCGGGATCGCCAGGTCAGAGTCCCGTTTTCTCCAGCAGCGCGACGGCCTCGACGTGATGGGTCATCGGGAAGACCTTGATGCCGGCAAGCATGAACGCGACTCCTTGCGATCGCCTGGCTGCGTGGGCTCGAGCAGCCAGCTGATCTGCGGTGACCTTGGGCCTGGGCAGAGCTTCGGCAGATGCTGCAACACGCCGACCCACGGACCTCGGCGCCACCGACAGCTTCAGTCGCATCGAACGTGTCACTGTCAGTGAGCACGGTGTAGACCGCCCAACGCTCGCCGTTCAGTTCTCGGAGCCGGATACTGGCTGCTCAGGCCTGGACTCGCTCAGGTGATCTGCCGCCGCGAGAATCGCATCGGCATCCTTGGTCGGCGGGTAGATCAGCTCGGTGTTCACCATTCGCTTGACCTTCTTCGCCACCTCCCCCACTGCGCGCACCTCGCGCTCGAAACCCTCGGTGTAGACGGCTCCGGCCGCACCGAGATCGACACACGTGACATAGGGGACTCCGTGGAAGTCGAGCAGCGGTCGACCGAGCAGATCGGCGACCGCGTTGTGTCCGGCATGCTTGCCGTGCTGGTGCGCATACTGACAGCTCTGCGGCGACACCCGCCCCGGCTCCACGCCCACCGAGGCCACATCGCCCGCTGCCAGCACGCCAGGGAGCCCAGCCACGAACATCTGCGGAGTCACGACGAGACGCCCGAGCAGGTCGCGATCTACCGAGAGCCCGTCGAGCGGCCCATGAGCCCGCATGCCCCCACCCACACCACCGTCTCGGCGTCGAGGTGCGTGCCATCGTCCAGAGCGACCGTTCGGTCGTCGATCGCCGCAACGGTCGTGCCGAGCACGAGTTCGACGCCGGCTTCCCTGAGCGCATCGAGCACGGCGGGCCGGGGCCCACCGCCGAGCTCCGGCCCTACCACGTCCGCTCGTTCGACCAACACGACGCGAACCTTGCTTCGGGCGTCGACAGCATCGGCGCGCCGCCCAAGCCGCTCTACCAGTTCGGTCGCGACCTCCAAGCCAACGAATCCCGAGCCCACCACGACAGCGGTGAACCGACCGGTCCCGAGCGATCTGACGCGTTGGTCGAGGTGCCATTCGAGCGCGCGGGCCGAAGGCATCGTGTCGACGTCATGGAAGTACTCGACACCAGGCACCGGAGGCGGGGCCACCAGCCGGCTGCCGGTTGCCAGCACAAGCCGGTCGTACGCGAGCGCACCGGGCGCGTCCTCCCCCGTCACCGACACACGACCGGCGGCCGGGTCGACGCTCGTCACGGCGCCTCTCACCCGTCGAACCCCGATCGGCCCGAGTACGTCATCGAGCGGCACCGTCATGGACCCCGGATCCTCCTCGTACAGACGCGGCCGGATGACCATGTCCGATGATGGCGCGACCAGAGTGACAACGATCTCGTCGGCACTGCGACCTGCTTCCAGGCGCGCACGTACGGCTGCGGCCGCGCTCCAAACGGCCGCGAAGCCCCCACCTACGACAACGACATCTGACACGATTCCTCCTTGAAAGTAGCGATTGAACTCGCACGCGATCGACACGTCGCTGAAGCGGCATTCGTCGAGCCGCTTGTGTGACGAGTCAGCGGCACCATTTGTGAGGTGACCGCACGACCATCAACCGACCACGTCACATCTGGTTGGTGCCAAGCTCTTCGGCGGCACTGACAGACCTGATGGTCTGAACCTGGCCGCCAAACACTTCCAGTGCGAGGGCCAACACGATCCTGCCGTCCAAGTCACGAAGAATCGCACCAGGATGGCCGCGCACGGCCCGCCGCTCGAGGGCGAAGCCCAGGCGGTCGAGACGCGGGAACAACACCGCGAACAGCGCCGCGATACGTTCGCCCCCTGCGCCAGAGATCCCTACCCTTGGTGGCTTTCTTCCGTCACCGAGGAACTGAGCGTCTGGCGCAAGCACACCCTGGAGCCCGGCGGCGTCTCCGCATTGGAGAGCGTCGAAGAACCGCGCCGACACCTTCTCACGCTCCTGGCGGCCGGCCGGCTCGTCGTCGACGATGTTGAACAGGCCTGGCATCTCTCGCTCGATCGCCTTGATCGCCGAGCTCACTGCGCCGTAAGCGTGCACCCGCATACTTCACACTCCTATCGATGGACGATTCACCATCAAGACGAGAGAAGTGCTTCAAAGGTCACATCGGCAACCGGATCTGCCCTGTCGACACTTGACCGGACCTCACATCGAGCCAGCCCACTTCGTCATGATGTGCAGACGCCGAGAAATGGCGCGACGGACTACAGAAACTGGAGCAATGAATGCGAGTGTTGTTGTCTACGTACGGGTCGCGGGGCGACGTCGAGCCGATGGTTGCTCTTGCCATACAACTTCGGCGTAGCGGCGCCGAGGTCCAGATGTGCGCACCACCCGACCAGGAGTTCGTCGAGCTGCTCGCCCGGGCAGACGTTTCGCATGTGCCATTCCTCAAGCCCTGGCGGT
Coding sequences within:
- a CDS encoding flavin monoamine oxidase family protein; this encodes MTIYDTIVVGAGVAGLTAARLLSGAGRSVLVLEARDRVGGRVHTQRSDGLVTDLGASWIHGVDDNPLVDVVRAFGMPMAEFTVGSFQPDGRPIAYYGPGGNRLSAADAERFAADVHTVDELLDRTVATSRPGDSYETAVETALAGLDWRPERVERVREFLRHRTEEQYGVWIADLDAHGLDDDQVEGDEVVFPEGYDRLATRLADGLDVRLAHVVGSVRWSHDGVSVTSDRGKFRADRVVVTVPIGVLKSPELLIDPPLPEPLAGAIERLEPNHFEKVVLRFPDRFWDDGVYAIRRQGDAGRWWHSWYDLTDLHGVPTLLTFAAGPCAEAIRTWDDDAVAASVLASLREIYSDAVAEPDHVLVTRWRDDPFARGSYGYLTVGASPEDHDLLATPVEGVLHIAGEVTWSEDPATVTAARSAPDTASPRPSSARRSPSAPSGLDPEESTQAASTWAARNSSQVSVPAGVSEDRLTPAR
- a CDS encoding response regulator, which produces MTTEPIRILIADDQQNIRDAFRLVLDAQPDMLVVGEAADGISAVEQARHLRPDVLLADIRMPRLDGLEVTRLLAGPDAAGATRVIVVTTFDLDEYVHTALRNGASGFLLKRSGPTLLIEAIRAAMSGDTLISPQVTVRLLHHLTSRPGLPGRAADVTLTDRELDIVRLLAHGGSNVEIAADLFISPGTVKNHIANIQRKLDVRNRVGIAAWAWETGHTKPG
- a CDS encoding histidine kinase; translation: MRTSTRPRDSIGAISAVVVVLAALAVTPVLGAWATLSAALALAGACWIVGGWPRTRVSAGAWCGAAGIVSLVATLLYPRPGGLGGAVLGTLEAVVLLPLIVLSARAAPARQAVVASVVAHAACTLWVLRFLPRDSASATLAACIFWSLLATSAVVGGLYLRSLDADRARAVTAARRSQRLELARDLHDFVAHDVSEMVAQAQAGRFIGEEHPQKALAALERIEEAGLTALASMDRTIHMLHDVDDGGAAAQEQSAASRPLPGLADLPRLIDRFAASSPAEVHLDLDSALLGTVAREVTATAYRVVVEALTNIRRHAPTAARVDIEVQVVAGATLMITVVNDAGASPVRGPVAADQRCGGLGLPGLTERVESLGGTLVAGPGGDGGWNVTVTMPLGAKVVSAS
- a CDS encoding FAD-dependent oxidoreductase is translated as MSDVVVVGGGFAAVWSAAAAVRARLEAGRSADEIVVTLVAPSSDMVIRPRLYEEDPGSMTVPLDDVLGPIGVRRVRGAVTSVDPAAGRVSVTGEDAPGALAYDRLVLATGSRLVAPPPVPGVEYFHDVDTMPSARALEWHLDQRVRSLGTGRFTAVVVGSGFVGLEVATELVERLGRRADAVDARSKVRVVLVERADVVGPELGGGPRPAVLDALREAGVELVLGTTVAAIDDRTVALDDGTHLDAETVVWVGACGLMGRSTGSR